A region from the Lycium barbarum isolate Lr01 chromosome 8, ASM1917538v2, whole genome shotgun sequence genome encodes:
- the LOC132606422 gene encoding outer envelope protein 64, mitochondrial, which translates to MTKLSKLNVSTPKLCVMIGVGVAGILILAEVQRRRLKSRKSIKEDYGAFIERVQLVAFPQPPPPAAPLSLSGLTFAIKDNIDVKEYVTGFGSPEWKRTHGVATKTAMVVTALLKNGATCVGKTIMDEFGLGVAGENVHYGTPSNPKLPSHIPGGSSSGSAVAVAAELVDFALGTDTAGCIRVPAAFCGVLGFRPSHGAVSTIGVLPVSQSLDSIGWLARDTSVLHRVGHVLLQIPSVEPKRTRCFVIADDLFQLCKVPKQKTVYVVTKVIEKLSGYQTPKHLNLGRYIASNVPSLKGFIEQSTIQQNGMSALRALSSVMVLLQRYEFKTNYEEWMKAVKPRLGSQVSNHIAGEVTLAPENIKVLYRVRNEMRVAMQNLLKNNGILVLPTIADPPLKLKSRKGLAAEVHDRAFALLGIAGMSGCCQAAIPFGEHDNYPISLSFIASHGTDKFLLDTVLDMYSSLQEEVSIQSSASPLPDTNGSIDASELLKEKGNAAFKGNQFNKAVSYYTEAIKLNDKATYYCNRAAAYLELGCFQQAEEDCTKAISLDKKIVKAYMRRGAARESLLFYKEALQDIRHALVLEPQNKFASVAEKRLRKLIS; encoded by the exons ATGACAAAACTATCAAAACTCAATGTCTCTACTCCCAAACTCTGTGTTATGATCGGTGTTGGAGTTGCGGGAATATTGATCTTAGCTGAAGTTCAACGGCGACGATTGAAATCAAGAAAGTCAATAAAAGAAGATTATGGCGCGTTTATTGAACGCGTTCAGTTGGTTGCGTTTCCTCAACCGCCTCCTCCAGCTGCTCCACTTTCCCTTTCTGGTCTCACTTTTGCCATTAAAGACAA TATTGATGTCAAGGAATATGTGACGGGTTTTGGTAGTCCAGAGTGGAAACGGACGCATGGGGTGGCTACAAAGACAGCCATGGTTGTGACTGCTCTTCTGAAGAATGGTGCTACTTGTGTTGGGAAGACCATCATGGACGAATTTGGACTTGG GGTTGCTGGAGAGAATGTGCACTACGGTACTCCAAGTAATCCAAAATTGCCATCTCATATTCCAGGTGGCTCATCCAGTGGTTCAGCTGTTGCTGTTGCAGCTGAACTTGTTGATTTTGCTTTAG GTACCGATACAGCTGGGTGCATTAGAGTACCAGCAGCATTTTGTGGTGTCCTTGGGTTTAGGCCGTCGCATGGAGCCGTATCAACTATTGGTGTGCTGCCTGTATCACAAAGTTTGGACAGTATTG GATGGTTAGCGCGTGATACATCTGTGCTGCATCGAGTTGGACATGTGTTACTTCAGATACCATCAGTTGAACCTAAAAGGACAAGATGCTTTGTTATAGCTGATGATCTTTTTCAGCTGTGTAAGGTACCGAAGCAGAAGACAGTGTATGTTGTCACCAAAGTAATAGAAAAATTATCTGGAT ACCAGACACCCAAACATCTGAACCTTGGGCGGTATATTGCATCTAATGTGCCCAGCTTGAAAGGTTTCATTGAACAATCAACCATCCAGCAGAATGGGATGTCTGCTCTGCGAGCACTCTCCTCTGTGATGGTTCTTCTTCAAAG GTATGAGTTTAAGACGAATTATGAAGAATGGATGAAGGCTGTGAAACCGAGGTTAGGTTCTCAAGTCTCCAATCACATTGCTGGAGAAGTTACCTTGGCTCCCGAGAACATCAAAGTTCTTTACAGAGTTAGGAATGAGATGCGAGTTGCTATGCAGAATCTTTTGAAG AACAATGGCATATTGGTTCTTCCGACGATTGCAGATCCTCCGTTAAAATTAAAGTCAAGGAAAGGTCTAGCTGCTGAAGTTCATGATAGAGCATTTGCTTTATTGGGCATTGCTGGTATGTCAGGATGTTGTCAG GCTGCTATTCCTTTTGGAGAACATGATAACTACCCTATCTCCCTGTCATTTATTGCATCTCATGGGACTGATAAGTTTCTACTTGACACTGTCTTGGATATGTATTCATCTCTTCAAGAGGAAGTAAGCATACAATCAAGTGCATCTCCATTACCAGATACCAATGGTAGCATTGATGCATCTGAACTTCTGAAAGAAAAG GGAAATGCTGCATTTAAGGGCAATCAGTTTAACAAGGCTGTGAGCTACTACACAGAAGCAATAAAATTGAACGACAAGGCCACATACTATTGCAACCGCGCAGCTGCTTACCTAGAATTGGGATG CTTCCAACAAGCTGAAGAGGACTGTACTAAAGCAATTTCACTTGATAAAAAG